In the Corynebacterium suedekumii genome, one interval contains:
- a CDS encoding glycosyltransferase family 4 protein, producing the protein MHADRAATPATTATPATQAVPETPRITVLSIPADHVYPAAVRPERVDYLPDPDIDGNWWPHPALEAQWWADPDNGRDVDVVHLHFGFDHLSVEETVEFTRALERRGVPLVVTVHDLDNPHLVEQAEHHEKVRVLVAAAARVITLTDAARRQLADAASHTVVIPHPQVVRDVPDPRPDGRIVGVFLKSLRGNVVADADFYRTLAGTLAEHVDGTVRVHLHDVEQTRPLIAALQDTAIDLRVHDPLPDDELHAAVAECTTVVLPYIRGTHSGWLEMCRDLGVTVAVPDCGCYLSQADDPAAVVSYRTGDAVDAAAAVARLLESGRVPYRGDRDAQLAQIRAAHAAVYEEVTSR; encoded by the coding sequence GTGCACGCAGACCGTGCAGCGACACCTGCGACCACAGCGACGCCAGCCACTCAGGCAGTTCCGGAGACGCCGCGCATCACCGTCCTGTCCATTCCCGCCGACCACGTCTACCCGGCGGCGGTGCGGCCGGAGAGGGTGGACTACCTGCCGGACCCGGACATCGACGGCAACTGGTGGCCGCATCCCGCGCTCGAGGCGCAGTGGTGGGCGGACCCGGACAACGGGCGTGACGTCGACGTGGTGCATCTCCATTTCGGCTTCGATCACCTCTCCGTCGAGGAGACGGTCGAGTTCACCCGCGCCCTGGAGCGCCGGGGTGTCCCGCTCGTGGTCACCGTCCATGACCTGGACAATCCCCACCTCGTGGAGCAGGCCGAGCACCATGAGAAGGTCCGCGTCCTCGTCGCGGCCGCTGCGCGCGTGATCACCCTCACCGACGCGGCGCGTCGACAGCTTGCCGACGCCGCGTCCCACACCGTCGTCATCCCCCACCCGCAGGTGGTGCGGGACGTCCCCGACCCCCGCCCGGACGGGCGCATCGTGGGTGTCTTCCTCAAGTCACTGCGCGGCAACGTCGTCGCCGACGCCGACTTCTACCGGACCCTCGCCGGCACCCTGGCTGAGCATGTCGACGGCACGGTGCGCGTCCATCTCCATGACGTCGAGCAGACCCGGCCGCTCATCGCCGCGCTGCAGGACACCGCGATCGACCTGCGCGTCCACGACCCGTTGCCGGACGACGAGCTCCACGCGGCTGTCGCCGAGTGCACCACGGTGGTGCTGCCGTACATCCGGGGCACTCACTCGGGGTGGCTGGAGATGTGTCGTGACCTGGGTGTCACCGTCGCCGTCCCGGACTGCGGCTGCTACCTGTCCCAGGCCGATGACCCGGCCGCGGTGGTGTCCTACCGCACGGGCGACGCGGTTGACGCGGCCGCCGCGGTGGCCCGTCTCCTCGAGAGTGGGCGCGTGCCCTACCGCGGGGACCGGGACGCTCAGCTGGCGCAGATCCGGGCGGCACATGCCGCCGTCTACGAGGAGGTGACGAGCCGATGA
- a CDS encoding WcbI family polysaccharide biosynthesis putative acetyltransferase encodes MNTLDPGRRQHYGDFYGADYRRRDESLPFVTVMGNCQAESLRILLDSSGAVESFRIPPVHEFTAEDIDLLTPVLAHTDVLVTQPIRDSYRDLPLGTAELAALLPDGARTIIYPVLRYDGLFPYQAIIRDPADPSRNPPVVPYHDLRILAAAARGLTRPVEADPSDEALRTTAAMSVEQLRTRERHHGTVVISDVLDTAPVWHTMNHPSNATLAALAQRVLDDIVPGGTVHAPTDREMLGGLTAPVDPQAARALGVDVTGRDTWLKNHEPVDHSEIIDAQLAFYREHPQIIDAGLTRHAERLSVLGLA; translated from the coding sequence ATGAACACACTCGATCCGGGACGTCGGCAGCACTACGGGGACTTCTACGGGGCCGACTACCGGCGTCGGGACGAGTCCCTGCCGTTCGTCACCGTGATGGGCAACTGCCAGGCGGAATCGCTGCGCATCCTGCTCGACTCCTCCGGCGCGGTGGAGTCCTTCCGCATTCCCCCGGTCCACGAGTTCACCGCCGAGGACATCGACCTGCTCACGCCGGTCCTCGCCCACACCGACGTGCTGGTCACCCAGCCGATCCGTGACTCCTACCGCGACCTTCCATTGGGCACCGCCGAACTCGCCGCCCTCCTGCCCGACGGCGCCCGGACCATCATCTACCCGGTCCTGCGATACGACGGACTCTTCCCGTACCAGGCCATCATCCGTGATCCGGCCGATCCCTCCCGCAACCCGCCCGTGGTGCCCTATCACGACCTGCGGATCCTCGCCGCCGCCGCCCGCGGCCTGACCCGCCCCGTGGAGGCCGACCCCTCCGATGAGGCCCTGCGCACCACCGCCGCCATGTCCGTCGAGCAGCTGCGGACCCGCGAGCGCCATCACGGCACGGTGGTCATCTCCGATGTGCTGGACACGGCACCCGTCTGGCACACCATGAATCACCCGTCCAACGCCACGCTCGCCGCCCTGGCCCAGCGGGTCCTCGACGACATCGTCCCGGGCGGGACGGTTCACGCCCCCACCGACCGGGAGATGCTCGGCGGTCTGACAGCCCCCGTCGACCCGCAGGCTGCCCGAGCCCTCGGCGTGGACGTGACCGGCCGGGACACCTGGCTGAAGAACCACGAACCCGTCGACCACTCCGAGATCATCGACGCCCAACTCGCCTTCTACCGCGAGCACCCCCAGATCATCGACGCCGGCCTGACCCGCCACGCCGAGCGGCTGTCGGTCCTGGGGCTGGCATGA